Proteins found in one Mucilaginibacter gracilis genomic segment:
- a CDS encoding sugar transferase, which produces MMNKNTPTSWDNSNAAQNKVAYVSADAEDQLVGELKQHFFVKHLVTFNAFEDYLSEQSILTLPDILLMEIDEEEYCFTLVEKIKKNPMLHGLLIVLLAKKPNKTWKARAMQLRVNDLYTYPLPVEHLSERLNFLIKFKLIRPKLSELLNQVDVEYKMPFSKRMFDIVSSSIALILASPIMIIVALVVKFGSKGPIIYKSKRVGTGYLVFDFYKFRSMRTDADKMMAQMSDLNQYAAEEQGSSKAAFVKIKNDPRVTKVGNFIRNTSLDELPQLFNILKGDMSLVGNRPLPLYEAEMLTSNEWSMRFLGPAGLTGLWQISKRGKEDMSERERKKLDNFYAQNYSFWLDLKILLGTFPALFQKEKV; this is translated from the coding sequence ATGATGAACAAGAATACACCAACCAGTTGGGATAATTCGAACGCGGCACAAAACAAAGTTGCCTATGTTAGCGCTGATGCTGAAGACCAGTTAGTTGGGGAATTAAAACAGCATTTTTTTGTTAAACACCTGGTAACGTTCAACGCTTTTGAAGATTACCTTTCCGAGCAATCAATATTAACTCTTCCGGATATTTTATTGATGGAAATTGATGAAGAGGAGTATTGCTTTACCCTTGTTGAAAAGATTAAAAAAAACCCGATGCTGCACGGTTTATTAATTGTGCTATTGGCTAAAAAGCCCAATAAAACCTGGAAAGCCCGGGCTATGCAGCTGCGAGTTAATGATTTGTATACTTACCCCCTGCCCGTTGAACATTTGAGCGAGCGTTTAAATTTTTTAATTAAGTTTAAACTCATCAGGCCAAAATTATCGGAGTTATTGAACCAGGTAGATGTTGAATATAAGATGCCTTTCAGTAAAAGGATGTTTGATATTGTATCATCAAGCATCGCCCTTATACTGGCATCGCCCATTATGATAATTGTGGCACTGGTGGTTAAATTTGGATCAAAAGGCCCTATTATTTATAAAAGCAAACGGGTGGGTACCGGTTACCTGGTATTTGATTTTTACAAATTTAGATCGATGCGTACCGATGCCGATAAGATGATGGCCCAAATGAGCGACCTGAACCAGTATGCTGCCGAAGAGCAAGGCAGCTCAAAAGCAGCCTTTGTTAAAATAAAGAACGACCCACGGGTTACCAAAGTTGGTAATTTTATACGCAACACCAGTTTAGACGAATTGCCACAATTGTTTAACATTTTAAAGGGAGATATGTCGTTAGTTGGCAACCGTCCGCTACCTTTGTACGAGGCAGAGATGTTAACATCCAACGAATGGTCGATGCGGTTTTTGGGGCCAGCCGGTTTAACCGGTTTATGGCAGATAAGCAAGCGCGGTAAAGAAGATATGAGCGAACGCGAACGAAAGAAACTGGATAATTTTTATGCACAAAACTATTCTTTTTGGTTGGACCTAAAAATTCTTTTAGGTACATTTCCTGCCTTGTTCCAAAAAGAAAAAGTTTAA
- a CDS encoding Pls/PosA family non-ribosomal peptide synthetase: MGGHSLLAASLVSRLRRDAGIPQASLKDIYLHRPLTKLVEHWEANLKTERKQRTYFKIASWKYFSCWAAQTLALGLIYGLFSVEIFAPYLGYYYTQQETDNVGYGVLIAIALFCIIPPLFTALAIASKWLVIGKMKEGDYPLWGSYYFRWWFVKKMMGILPVQFLNGTPLYPAFLRMLGVTVAADAQLSSLSIGAEDLVTIGADVSISSQVMLNNAFVEDGMLKLRSIHIGNHAYIGSSAVISGGASMEEWTELQDLSHLSAGKTIKAGEVWYGSPAQLKEKKQIADLPQPLFVSPATRRKYIFIFMLVVFAFPFIILLPLIPTIIAVNRLDDATVEDYNFHYLWIVPILATVYIVLFALETILLTRILQRNIQPGKYPIYSILYVRKWMADQLMSLCLIVLHPIFASVYVSTFFRLLGAKIGKNTEVSTASSVTHPLLEIGSGAFIADAVTLGEADVRGQQLILEKTIINNSSFVGNSALIPQGYNLPGNMLVGVLSTPPSAEQLATSDARDWFGSPAIAMPRRQESQTYPDELTITPKKRRKLARGTVEFIRIILPETAIICFTVLFIAYAHDLVVDEPLWKIIAEFPLYYLGYMGMPAFMLTMLLKWVFIGRYTPRQKPMWTWLVWRSEAVTSTYEALAVPFMLDFLRGTPWLPMFLRLLGVKIGSRAWLNTTDFTEHDMISMGDDVALNEDCGPQTHLFEDRVMKIGPVKIGSRSSIGVRSIILYDSDIGNDCNIDALSLVMKGETLSPETDWIGSPVKPA; this comes from the coding sequence TTGGGTGGGCACTCGCTCCTGGCTGCGTCGCTGGTATCACGGCTCCGGCGCGATGCCGGTATACCGCAGGCATCATTAAAAGATATATACCTGCACCGCCCCTTAACCAAGCTGGTTGAACACTGGGAAGCCAACTTAAAAACCGAAAGAAAACAACGTACCTATTTTAAAATAGCAAGCTGGAAATATTTTAGTTGCTGGGCCGCTCAAACACTGGCGCTTGGCCTAATTTACGGCTTGTTTTCGGTAGAGATATTTGCCCCTTACCTGGGCTATTATTATACCCAGCAAGAAACAGATAATGTAGGTTATGGTGTATTAATTGCCATTGCATTGTTTTGCATCATACCGCCTTTGTTTACCGCGCTTGCCATAGCAAGTAAATGGCTGGTAATAGGTAAAATGAAGGAAGGCGATTACCCTTTGTGGGGAAGCTATTACTTTCGTTGGTGGTTTGTTAAAAAAATGATGGGTATTTTACCGGTTCAGTTTTTAAACGGCACGCCTTTGTACCCGGCATTTTTACGCATGCTGGGGGTTACTGTTGCCGCCGATGCACAACTCAGTTCGTTAAGCATAGGAGCCGAGGATTTGGTAACTATAGGAGCCGATGTAAGTATCAGTTCGCAGGTAATGCTTAATAATGCTTTTGTTGAAGATGGTATGCTCAAATTACGCAGCATCCACATCGGCAATCATGCCTATATAGGCAGCAGTGCAGTAATATCCGGTGGAGCCAGCATGGAAGAGTGGACGGAGCTGCAAGATTTGAGCCACCTATCAGCCGGTAAAACCATAAAAGCAGGCGAAGTTTGGTATGGAAGCCCCGCGCAGCTAAAGGAGAAAAAGCAAATTGCCGATTTGCCTCAGCCCTTATTTGTATCGCCGGCAACGCGGCGTAAATATATTTTTATTTTTATGCTGGTGGTATTTGCTTTCCCGTTTATTATACTGCTGCCGCTTATCCCAACCATCATAGCCGTAAACCGGCTTGACGATGCCACGGTGGAAGATTACAATTTTCATTATTTATGGATAGTGCCCATACTGGCTACGGTATACATTGTTTTATTTGCCTTAGAAACCATATTGCTTACCCGCATTTTACAACGCAATATACAACCCGGTAAATACCCTATTTACAGTATTTTGTATGTGCGTAAATGGATGGCCGATCAGTTAATGTCGTTATGTTTAATTGTTTTGCACCCCATTTTTGCCAGTGTATATGTATCCACGTTTTTTAGGTTGCTTGGTGCCAAAATTGGTAAAAATACCGAGGTATCAACAGCCAGCAGCGTAACGCATCCGCTATTAGAAATTGGCTCGGGCGCGTTTATTGCCGACGCAGTTACCCTTGGCGAAGCCGATGTACGCGGCCAGCAATTGATACTGGAAAAAACCATCATCAACAATTCGAGCTTTGTGGGCAATAGTGCCCTTATCCCGCAAGGGTATAATTTGCCCGGCAACATGCTGGTTGGCGTGCTATCTACCCCGCCCAGCGCCGAGCAACTTGCAACCAGCGATGCACGCGATTGGTTTGGCTCGCCGGCAATAGCTATGCCCCGCCGGCAAGAAAGCCAAACCTACCCCGATGAGTTAACCATTACCCCAAAAAAGCGCCGCAAGCTTGCCCGTGGAACGGTAGAGTTTATCCGTATTATATTGCCCGAAACGGCTATTATTTGCTTCACGGTTTTATTTATTGCCTACGCTCATGATTTAGTGGTTGACGAGCCGCTCTGGAAAATTATTGCAGAGTTTCCGCTTTATTACCTGGGTTATATGGGTATGCCCGCGTTTATGTTAACGATGTTGCTTAAATGGGTGTTTATTGGCCGCTACACGCCGCGCCAAAAACCAATGTGGACTTGGCTGGTTTGGCGTAGCGAAGCTGTAACATCAACCTACGAAGCCCTGGCCGTGCCCTTTATGTTAGATTTTTTACGCGGCACACCCTGGCTGCCCATGTTTTTACGTTTATTGGGTGTAAAAATAGGATCGCGCGCGTGGCTCAACACCACCGATTTTACCGAACACGATATGATAAGTATGGGCGATGATGTTGCTTTAAATGAAGATTGCGGTCCGCAAACCCATTTATTTGAAGATAGAGTAATGAAAATTGGCCCCGTAAAAATAGGCTCGCGCAGTAGCATTGGCGTGCGCAGTATTATTTTGTATGATAGCGATATAGGCAACGACTGCAATATAGACGCCCTATCGCTGGTAATGAAAGGCGAAACCCTTTCGCCCGAAACGGATTGGATAGGCAGCCCGGTAAAACCAGCTTAG
- a CDS encoding response regulator, giving the protein MKTQILIVDDDYSILKLLNFILSKDYDLIIKNSGLEALSWLEEGNDPGLVISDLQMPYIDGLTFVRNLKISGYYKDTPIIVLSGADDLEELVKEMPFRIDAFLHKPFNPTSLKTAITKVLTIYDEQEYTNQLG; this is encoded by the coding sequence ATGAAAACACAGATACTAATAGTTGATGACGATTATAGCATTTTAAAGCTTTTAAACTTTATCCTTTCTAAAGATTACGACCTGATTATAAAAAACAGCGGTTTGGAGGCCTTGAGCTGGCTGGAAGAGGGTAACGACCCCGGTTTGGTAATAAGCGATTTGCAAATGCCCTATATTGACGGGCTTACCTTTGTTAGAAATTTAAAAATAAGCGGTTATTATAAAGACACTCCCATCATCGTTCTTTCGGGAGCGGATGACCTGGAAGAGCTTGTTAAAGAAATGCCCTTCAGGATTGATGCCTTTTTACACAAACCGTTTAACCCTACATCGTTAAAAACAGCCATAACTAAGGTACTTACTATATATGATGAACAAGAATACACCAACCAGTTGGGATAA
- the gap gene encoding type I glyceraldehyde-3-phosphate dehydrogenase: MKIAINGFGRIGRIFLRSILQNPGIEVVAINDLADTETLAHLFKYDSVHRGFKGNVSFDEQSLIINGKTIWVFAEKEPSKLPWKLLDIDLVVECTGKFTSREGAAQHLTAGARQVIISAPSTDKTVPTVVLGVNDGEVDLRSPILSNASCTTNNVATMVKVLDDNWGIIDGYITTVHSMTGDQNLHDAPHKDLRRARAASASIIPTSTGAAKAITSIFPHLLGRLGGAGIRVPVLNGSLTDFTCSLKQTPTVDEINAAFKKASQNGMMDVLEYTEDPIVSVDILDNPHSCIFDSKLTSVVGGLVKVVGWYDNEMGYSSRLANLVQKISLLS, encoded by the coding sequence ATGAAGATAGCTATTAATGGTTTTGGGCGAATAGGCCGCATCTTTTTACGATCGATATTGCAAAACCCCGGTATTGAGGTTGTTGCCATTAACGACCTTGCTGATACCGAAACGCTTGCTCATCTTTTTAAATACGATTCCGTTCACCGTGGTTTTAAAGGCAATGTTAGTTTTGACGAGCAAAGCCTGATAATTAACGGTAAAACCATATGGGTGTTTGCCGAAAAAGAGCCATCAAAATTACCCTGGAAATTGCTGGATATTGATTTGGTTGTTGAATGTACAGGCAAATTTACCTCGCGCGAAGGCGCAGCACAGCACCTAACCGCCGGGGCAAGGCAAGTAATTATTTCGGCACCATCAACCGATAAAACCGTACCTACGGTAGTTTTAGGCGTAAACGATGGAGAGGTTGATCTTAGGTCGCCTATACTTTCTAATGCATCATGTACAACAAACAACGTTGCTACAATGGTAAAGGTGCTTGATGATAACTGGGGTATTATTGATGGCTACATCACCACCGTACACTCCATGACGGGCGACCAAAACCTGCATGATGCACCTCATAAAGATTTGCGCCGCGCACGTGCCGCATCGGCATCTATCATACCAACATCAACCGGGGCTGCAAAGGCCATCACCAGCATATTTCCGCACCTTTTGGGCAGGCTTGGCGGCGCTGGTATCCGTGTGCCTGTTTTAAACGGCTCCCTTACCGATTTTACCTGTAGCTTAAAACAAACCCCAACCGTTGACGAAATAAACGCCGCCTTTAAAAAAGCATCCCAAAACGGCATGATGGATGTGTTAGAATACACCGAAGATCCTATAGTTTCGGTTGATATTTTGGATAATCCGCATAGCTGCATATTCGATTCTAAACTAACATCGGTTGTTGGTGGCCTGGTAAAAGTTGTAGGTTGGTATGATAACGAAATGGGTTACTCCAGCCGTTTGGCAAACCTGGTACAAAAAATAAGCCTGCTATCATGA
- a CDS encoding phosphoglycerate kinase — protein MKTIDQISFAGKRALIRVDFNVPLDDSFNITDDNRMTAALPTIEKILKDGGSVILMSHLGRPKDGPTDKYSLKHIVPHLSDLLGQQVEFADDCIGADAAEQAKQLKPGEVLLLENLRFYKEEEKGDVAFAEKLSKLGDIYVNDAFGTAHRAHASTAVIAQFFPTAKYFGYLMAGELANAEKILNDAAKPFTAVMGGSKVSDKIQLIEKLLDKVDNLIIGGGMAYTFAKAAGGNIGNSLLEADKLDLANSLVERAKAKGVNLYLPTDTIVADKFANDANTSVSPTNDIKDGWMGLDIGPDTIAAFSKVIESSKTILWNGPVGVFEMESFEKGTRAIAEAVVKATENGAFSLIGGGDSAAAVAKFNLTDEVSYVSTGGGALLEYMEGKELPGVKAINE, from the coding sequence ATGAAAACAATAGATCAAATTAGCTTCGCCGGAAAACGCGCCCTTATCCGGGTTGATTTTAACGTACCGTTAGATGATAGCTTTAACATAACCGATGATAACCGGATGACGGCTGCCCTGCCAACTATCGAAAAAATATTGAAAGATGGTGGTTCGGTTATTTTAATGTCGCACCTGGGCAGGCCAAAAGATGGCCCAACGGATAAATATTCCCTAAAGCACATTGTGCCGCACCTGTCGGACTTATTAGGTCAGCAAGTTGAGTTTGCCGATGATTGCATTGGTGCCGATGCTGCCGAACAGGCAAAGCAACTTAAACCAGGCGAAGTTTTATTATTAGAAAACCTGCGTTTTTATAAAGAAGAAGAAAAAGGTGATGTGGCTTTTGCCGAAAAGCTATCAAAACTGGGCGATATTTATGTTAACGATGCCTTTGGTACAGCTCACCGCGCCCATGCGTCAACAGCGGTTATTGCGCAGTTTTTCCCTACAGCCAAATACTTTGGTTACCTGATGGCCGGCGAATTAGCCAATGCCGAAAAGATACTGAATGACGCCGCTAAGCCTTTCACAGCGGTAATGGGTGGCTCTAAAGTGTCAGACAAAATTCAACTGATAGAGAAACTGTTAGACAAAGTAGATAACCTTATTATAGGTGGTGGTATGGCTTATACCTTTGCCAAAGCTGCCGGTGGCAATATTGGTAACTCATTATTAGAGGCCGATAAGCTTGATTTGGCAAATAGCCTGGTAGAAAGAGCAAAAGCCAAAGGTGTAAACCTGTACCTGCCAACAGATACCATTGTAGCCGATAAATTTGCCAACGATGCCAATACAAGCGTATCGCCAACCAATGATATTAAAGATGGCTGGATGGGTTTAGATATTGGCCCAGATACTATAGCTGCTTTTAGCAAGGTTATCGAATCGTCAAAAACTATTTTATGGAACGGCCCGGTAGGAGTTTTCGAAATGGAATCTTTCGAAAAAGGAACCCGCGCCATTGCAGAAGCGGTAGTAAAAGCAACCGAAAACGGCGCGTTTTCGCTCATCGGTGGTGGCGATTCTGCCGCAGCCGTAGCCAAATTTAACCTTACCGATGAGGTGAGCTATGTATCAACAGGCGGCGGTGCTTTGTTAGAATATATGGAAGGTAAAGAATTGCCAGGCGTTAAAGCGATAAACGAATAA
- a CDS encoding GNAT family N-acetyltransferase, with translation MIKFITANDVLNIRNIVLREGRLQPNECRFPTDEIEGAFHLGYFDGDILVCVASFHPQTYGEYKGVAYQLRGMATLPSHRNKSIGNQLVNFAIVYLKGQRANYIWCNARKAAAKFYQSIGFEIISAEFDVPGIGPHYAMYLKIQ, from the coding sequence ATGATAAAGTTTATTACCGCAAACGATGTATTAAACATCCGGAATATTGTTTTGCGCGAAGGCAGGTTGCAACCCAACGAATGCCGTTTCCCTACCGATGAGATAGAAGGCGCTTTCCATCTGGGCTATTTTGATGGCGATATATTGGTTTGCGTGGCTTCGTTCCATCCGCAAACCTATGGCGAATATAAGGGTGTGGCTTACCAGTTACGCGGTATGGCAACTTTGCCAAGCCATCGCAATAAAAGCATAGGCAACCAGCTTGTTAACTTTGCTATAGTTTATTTAAAGGGCCAAAGGGCTAATTATATATGGTGCAACGCCCGTAAAGCAGCAGCTAAGTTTTACCAAAGCATTGGTTTCGAAATTATATCTGCCGAATTTGACGTGCCGGGCATTGGGCCGCATTATGCAATGTATTTAAAAATCCAATAA
- a CDS encoding amino acid adenylation domain-containing protein has protein sequence MSSISIVKGAVRPDLLLEETLVDLFRNSAQKFATKTALIFDNQQLTYAELDHWSDAVAASLVQQGIKRGDNIGIWWRRGFELHVAILGIIKAGATYVPVDREMPAERVETVMTEVGANACFSMEPLNLTCPLLTVADRPKAGEKFEIPAGPLPDDCAYVLYTSGSTGTPKGIPIGHRQICQLVRAEQTLLNIEPADRVYQGFSVSFDMWCEETWVSYFAGATIWVADNTTSKAIDELGDVLRQQKITILHAVPSLLAVMEDNNPGIRLINAGGEACTAQVLARWAKPGREFFNSYGPTETTVSATFAALKFGDLITIGNPLPNYNLAVVDEQLNPLPRGERGELIISGPGLSKGYVKLPQLTKEKFVSKPAVLEDLPGDMVYRTGDAAIINEDGSIDVQGRFDDQIKLRGFRIELGEIEVKLNALAGIKSAAVAVKKDSNGQDHLVGYVVPEDASDIAETVLRAELAKVLPTYMVPSTIMAIAEMPRMPSGKINRKALPVPELLTMTDNGAEETLDMNAPVADRFLAILNKIFPNRPIDLSMDFLPIWVGTRSWLRRWYHGSGAMPVYRRHH, from the coding sequence ATGAGTAGCATCAGTATTGTTAAAGGTGCTGTACGTCCGGATTTGCTTTTGGAAGAAACCCTTGTCGATCTTTTTAGGAACTCCGCACAAAAATTTGCCACAAAAACTGCTTTAATATTTGATAATCAGCAATTAACCTACGCCGAGCTTGACCACTGGAGCGATGCCGTTGCGGCAAGCCTGGTTCAACAAGGTATTAAGCGTGGCGATAATATAGGCATTTGGTGGCGGCGCGGCTTCGAACTGCATGTTGCCATTTTGGGCATCATTAAAGCCGGGGCAACCTATGTGCCCGTTGACCGCGAGATGCCTGCCGAACGCGTAGAAACCGTGATGACCGAAGTAGGTGCCAATGCCTGCTTTAGCATGGAACCGCTAAATTTAACCTGCCCCTTGTTAACCGTTGCAGATAGGCCGAAGGCCGGCGAAAAATTTGAGATACCTGCCGGCCCCCTGCCCGATGATTGTGCATATGTGCTCTACACATCGGGCAGTACCGGCACACCCAAAGGTATCCCTATAGGGCACCGCCAAATATGCCAGTTGGTACGCGCCGAGCAAACCTTGCTCAATATTGAACCCGCCGATAGGGTATACCAGGGCTTCTCGGTATCGTTTGATATGTGGTGCGAAGAAACCTGGGTAAGTTATTTTGCCGGCGCAACAATTTGGGTTGCCGATAATACAACATCAAAAGCCATTGATGAGCTTGGCGATGTTTTGCGCCAACAAAAAATAACAATTTTACATGCCGTACCCAGCTTGCTGGCCGTTATGGAAGATAATAACCCCGGTATACGGTTAATTAATGCCGGTGGCGAGGCTTGCACCGCGCAGGTACTGGCCCGTTGGGCAAAGCCTGGCCGCGAGTTTTTTAACAGTTACGGCCCTACCGAAACAACAGTAAGCGCAACCTTTGCGGCACTAAAATTTGGCGATTTAATTACCATAGGCAACCCTTTGCCTAACTACAACCTGGCCGTTGTTGACGAGCAGCTAAACCCCTTGCCACGCGGTGAGCGCGGCGAATTAATTATAAGCGGCCCCGGCCTTTCAAAAGGATATGTAAAGCTGCCGCAGCTTACTAAAGAAAAATTTGTGAGCAAGCCCGCCGTATTGGAAGATTTACCCGGCGATATGGTTTACCGCACCGGCGATGCTGCCATTATTAACGAAGACGGCAGTATTGATGTACAGGGCCGTTTTGACGATCAAATCAAACTTCGCGGTTTCCGTATCGAACTCGGTGAGATTGAGGTGAAGCTTAACGCGTTGGCGGGTATTAAATCGGCAGCGGTTGCAGTTAAAAAGGATAGTAACGGGCAAGATCATTTGGTGGGATATGTGGTTCCCGAAGATGCATCAGACATAGCCGAAACCGTTTTGCGTGCCGAACTGGCCAAAGTACTGCCAACCTACATGGTGCCCAGTACTATTATGGCTATAGCCGAAATGCCCCGTATGCCAAGCGGAAAAATTAACCGGAAGGCTTTGCCTGTGCCCGAATTGTTGACCATGACCGATAACGGCGCGGAAGAAACGCTGGACATGAATGCCCCCGTTGCCGACAGGTTTTTAGCTATCTTGAATAAAATATTTCCAAACCGGCCCATTGATTTGTCGATGGATTTTTTACCGATTTGGGTGGGCACTCGCTCCTGGCTGCGTCGCTGGTATCACGGCTCCGGCGCGATGCCGGTATACCGCAGGCATCATTAA
- a CDS encoding TolC family protein, whose product MKKNLAFILFAITLCLPVAKCFAQEGMMNYIDYPLLQKLITEAKKNYPEVKVKQEQANIARTNYKLSKFAWFDALSISYVYNPANTVNVTSNNSVSSTSGSTGNSVNPNIFQGYQAAITLNIGTLIRNPFATKVAKSNYNITLLEQQAYDANIETQISKLYIAYVQQLATLRLRTQNVQDAGTLYTAVKQQFEKQLATFEQYSSSSVAYSSAIQGKIDAESAVLLAKFSLEELVGKKLEEVK is encoded by the coding sequence ATGAAAAAAAACCTGGCTTTTATATTATTTGCCATTACGCTTTGTTTACCCGTTGCTAAATGCTTTGCACAAGAAGGCATGATGAACTATATAGACTATCCGCTTTTGCAAAAACTGATTACCGAAGCCAAAAAAAATTATCCCGAAGTTAAGGTAAAGCAAGAACAAGCTAATATTGCACGTACCAATTATAAACTATCCAAATTTGCATGGTTTGATGCCTTGTCTATTTCGTATGTATATAACCCGGCTAATACTGTTAACGTAACATCAAACAATAGCGTTTCAAGCACATCAGGGTCAACGGGCAACAGTGTTAACCCAAACATTTTTCAAGGTTACCAGGCAGCCATTACTTTAAATATAGGTACGCTTATCCGCAACCCTTTTGCTACTAAGGTTGCCAAATCAAACTATAACATTACCTTGCTTGAGCAGCAGGCCTATGATGCAAATATTGAAACCCAGATAAGCAAACTATACATTGCTTATGTGCAACAACTAGCCACGCTGCGCCTGCGCACACAAAACGTGCAGGATGCCGGCACATTATATACTGCGGTAAAACAACAGTTTGAAAAACAACTTGCTACTTTTGAGCAATATTCATCCTCCTCGGTAGCATATTCATCGGCTATTCAGGGTAAAATAGATGCCGAGAGTGCGGTTTTACTGGCCAAGTTTTCGCTCGAAGAATTAGTTGGAAAAAAATTAGAAGAGGTAAAATAA